A single Patagioenas fasciata isolate bPatFas1 chromosome 16, bPatFas1.hap1, whole genome shotgun sequence DNA region contains:
- the LOC136108370 gene encoding centrosome-associated protein CEP250-like codes for MAAPSQGSLRRRLQSSQEAQHRQALVVRKLQAKVLQYRTRCRELEQQVEAAGGSLPGRREATEDQSLEKALLRLEEEQQRCENLAEVNALLREQLDEAGEVNSALKEDVAKLTADWMRAREELGLKESERRREREVYDSYVRGEHQRLLSLWCQVVTFRRQFLEMKAATDRDLSELKAEHMRLSGAVLVSCSRPTSGDLEKKELQDRVLELSALLVPSQKKNEEKEKPMETPDDTVEILEAGRLEKEREVLWSKSAKEENLSLQKLIKDITEALQEELSARQDSIDSLLQQHRQQEEKCRTLQQRLEQLQEECATSSSQRQHLQSLVQALRSDCANLERTRDELQQQLEVTEQEASCLRQRNTELQLKEDSAQGDKVEQQEAMERGRHEQELLLKDFAALEGKHSLLQSELVVARETLEESQLQRDLLEREKHELTMALEKAEQSVAELTRTQKQLSVEIADLRAAAANMSSINEALEVEKVQLNHLVLQVSRVAKALASCLSPAAAASQPSCLPAVGLAGCANVVPCPLERENEVVSEKVAGLERARVCEQERLSWCERTKAELCAEKAQLEQLLQEAEEQQEGLRVQLRRLAEEKEETREQLSEVSRQQESASTGLEQLRQESSRQGLALAKVSEEKEVLVQEKAALELRLAAVERDRQGLSEQLAEARPVKETLARSLFEAQQRVSQLEIARSHLEMRLHTVTQAKDVIQGEVKCLQRELEAERSLLRQERENAAQQLLRRERQHDDALRLRQSDHEAETQRLLQDLQAAAEGEQLSWLSEKRRLSQRLECLQGAVARLELEKTELKQYNAELRRTLEQVERERRRLKRCCRGRSLPDACALSLSDQRKVPASRQVALLETQLVQEPK; via the exons ATGGCGGCGCCGAGCCAGGGCTCCCTGCGGCGCCGGCTGCAGAGCTCGCAGGAGGCGCAGCACCGGCAAGCGCTGGTGGTGCGGAAGCTGCAGGCGAAG GTCCTGCAGTACCGGACTCGGTGCCgagagctggagcagcaagtGGAGGCAGCAGGG GGATCCCTCCCCGGCAGGCGGGAAGCCACAGAAGACCAGAGCCTGGAGAAAGCACTGCTGCGGCTGgaagaggagcagcaaag GTGTGAGAATCTGGCAGAAGTGAACGCTCTCCTGCGGGAGCAGCTCGATGAAGCCGGTGAGGTTAATTCAGCCCTCAAAGAAGATGTTGCAAAACTGACGGCGGATTGGATGAGGGCCCGGGAGGAGCTGGGGTTGAAGGAGAGTGAACGGCGCCGTGAGCGCGAG GTGTATGACAGCTACGTCAGGGGTGAACACCAGCGTCTCCTCAGCCTGTGGTGCCAGGTGGTGACCTTCCGCCGTCAGTTCCTGGAGATGAAGGCTGCCACTGACCG AGATTTGTCTGAGCTGAAGGCAGAGCACATGAGGCTTTCTGGAGCTGTGCTTGTGAGCTGCTCCCGTCCAACCTCTGgcgacctggagaagaaggagcttCAGGACAG GGTGCTGGAGCTCTCGGCCTTGCTTGTACCCTCCCAGAAGAAaaatgaggagaaggagaagcccATGGAAACACCTGACGACACCGTGGAGATTCTG GAAGCCGGTCGGTTAGAGAAAGAACGTGAAGTTCTGTGGAGTAAAAGTGCCAAAGAGGAGAACCTGTCcctgcaaaagctgataaaagatATAACTGag GCCCTACAAGAagagctttctgccaggcagGACTCCATCGattccctgctgcagcagcacaggcagcaggaagagaagtgcaggacgctgcagcagaggcttgagcagctgcaggaggaatgCGCCACGTCCAGCAGCCAGCGGCAGCACCTCCAGTCTCTGGTGCAAGCGCTCAGAAG TGACTGTGCCAACCTGGAGAGAACCAGGGACGagctacagcagcagctggaagtaaCGGAGCAAGAAGCCTCGTGTCTGCGTCAAAGGAACACggagctgcagctgaaggaagACTCAGCCCAGGGGGACAAGGTGGAGCAGCAAGAGGCGATGGAGAGAGGGCGTcatgagcaggagctgct GCTGAAGGACTTTGCTGCGCTCGAAGGAAAGCATTCATTATTGCAGAGTGAGCTGGTAGTGGCGAGAGAGACGCTGGAGGAGTCGCAGCTTCAGAGGGATCTGCTGGAGCGAGAGAAACACGAGCTGACCATGGCCCTGGAGAAG GCCGAGCAGTCGGTGGCAGAGTTGACCAGGACTCAGAAGCAGCTGAGTGTAGAAATAGCTGATCTCCGTGCTGCAGCAGCCAACATGAGCAGTATCAATGAAGCTCTTGAAGTGGAGAAAGTGCAGCTGAACCACCTTGTGCTGCAGGTGAGCAGAGTTGCCAAAGCTCTTGCCAGctgtttgtctccagctgctgctgcttctcagccttcTTGCCTTCCAGCAGTAGGACTGGCTGGCTGTGCAAATGTTGTTCCTTGTCCT CTGGAGCGAGAGAATGAGGTTGTGTCAGAGAAAgtggccgggctggagagagcaagagtctgtgagcaggagcggctgagctggtgtgaaagaaccaaggcagagctctgtgcggagaaagcccagctggagcagctgctgcaggaagcagaggagcagcaggaggggctgcgggtgcagctgaggagactggcagaggagaaggaagaaacccGAGAGCAGCTCAGTGAG GTGTCCCGGCAGCAAGAGTCGGCCAGCACTGGTCTGGAGCAGTTGCGCCAGGAGTCCTCTCGCCAAGGGCTCGCCCTGGCCAAGGTGTCCGAAGAgaaggaggtgctggtgcaggagaaggctgccctggagctgcgCCTGGCAGCCGTGGAGCGGGACAGACAAGGCCTTTCCGAGCAGCTGGCAGAGGCCAG GCCGGTGAAGGAGACCCTGGCGCGCAGCCTGTTTGAGGCTCAGCAGCGCGTATCTCAGCTGGAGATCGCCCGGAGTCACCTGGAGATGCGGCTTCACACCGTCACGCAGGCCAAGGACGTGATACAAG GGGAAGTGAAGTGTCTTCAACGTGAGCTGGAAGCAGAGAGATCTCTCCTGAGGCAGGAGCGGGAGAACGCGGCACAACAGCTCTTGCGGAGAGAACGGCAGCATGACGATGCCCTCAGACTTCGGCAGAGCGACCACGAAGCAGAAACACAGAGGCTCCTGCAAGACCTG caggctgctgcagaaggggagcagctctcctggctctCAGAGAAGAGACGCCTGTCGCAGCGgctggaatgtctgcagggagcagTTGCAAGGCTGGAACTGGAGAAGACGGAGCTGAAGCAGTACAACGCTGAGCTCAGGAGGACCCTGGAGCAG GTGGAACGTGAACGGAGGAGGCTGAAGAGATGTTGCCGTGGTCGGTCGCTGCCAGATGCGTGCGCATTGTCTCTCTCTGACCAGCGGAAGGTGCCGGCTTCCAGACAG GTGGCCCTCCTGGAGACACAGCTGGTGCAAGAACCAAAATAG